A section of the Drosophila subobscura isolate 14011-0131.10 chromosome A, UCBerk_Dsub_1.0, whole genome shotgun sequence genome encodes:
- the LOC117903126 gene encoding seipin, giving the protein MNFLLRFIVFCFDPLGLGRRFLVRPALNVGWNVYDRVRSKADEKVGTVRELVLRLGLIAFAVVLIIWLAVFMYAAFYYIYMPAISHTRPVHMQFKTCLETSTPCTFPHAHVSLTKKQQLLMVGQAYKVIVNIDMPESPQNLELGMFMVCAEMRDYDSLLRGHSCRSAMMRYRSPLIRMISTWALSPLYVLGWKEEFQQVPVEIFSRYLEERQHPITDVYVEIQSQKIQFYTVTLHIVADFTGLRYIMFNWPVLSAIVAISTNLFFILVVFLLSWYHWSDASWLHSLQIKYARLTNTLQSGAGSVILSSTSTSSLRDDDLLSLDEKSDIDDVGGGDADDLMVEKSLDKHSQHGRDAKDALRQRKTKRTDK; this is encoded by the exons ATGAACTTCCTGCTGCGCttcattgttttttgcttCGATCCGCTGGGCCTGGGCCGACGCTTTTTGGTGCGGCCAGCCCTCAATGTCGGCTGGAATGTGTACGATCGGGTGCGCAGCAAGGCGGACGAGAAGGTGGGCACTGTGCGGGAGCTGGTGCTGCGCCTGGGACTGATCGCCTTTGCCGTCGTCCTGATCATCTGGCTGGCCGTGTTCATGTACGCGGCCTTCTACTATATCTACATGCCGGCCATTTCGCACACGCGCCCCGTTCACATGCAGTTCAA AACTTGCCTGGAGACGAGCACTCCCTGCACCTTCCCGCACGCCCACGTCTCGCTGACCAAGAAGCAACAGCTACTGATGGTGGGGCAAGCGTACAAGGTTATCGTGAACATTGATATGCCCGAGTCGCCGCAGAATCTGGAGCTGGGCATGTTTATGGTGTGCGCCGAGATGCGCGACTATGACTCTCTGCTGCGCGGCCACTCGTGCCGCTCGGCCATGATGCGCTACCGTTCGCCGCTCATCCGAATGATATCCACGTGGGCCCTCAGTCCGCTGTATGTGCTCGGCTGGAAGGAGGAGTTCCAGCAGGTGCCGGTGGAGATATTCTCACGCTATCTGGAGGAGCGACAGCATCCCATCACCGATGTCTATGTCGAGATACAGTCGCAGAAGATTCAGTTCTACACGGTCACACTGCATATAGTGGCCGATTTTACCGGCCTGCGCTACATAATGTTCAATTGGCCCGTCCTCTCGGCCATAGTGG CCATTAGCACCAATCTATTCTTTATATTGGTCGTTTTTCTGCTCAGCTGGTACCACTGGTCCGACGCCAGCTGGCTGCACAGTCTGCAAATCAAGTACGCACGGCTCACGAACACGCTGCAGTCCGGTGCAGGCAGTGTGATCCTCTCCAGTACCAGCACGAGCAGCCTGCGCGACGACGATCTTCTCTCGCTGGACGAGAAGTCTGACATAGACGATGTTGGCGGTGGCGATGCCGATGATCTGATGGTGGAAAAGTCCCTGGACAAGCACAGCCAGCACGGACGGGACGCCAAGGATGCGCTGCGTCAGCGCAAAACGAAACGGACCGACAAATGA
- the LOC117903106 gene encoding myb-binding protein 1A has protein sequence MNGKIMKLDSADCDGASEGSDHDNEQHAEANAKLRKKLSKKAKKTDNGEEQGKEPTSEKSGQNGTGNKIDKRVFGILKNFQDSTKVTAKKLQDLVALLQEESSEKRNATATYVVKRLIRATGADNKNTAAKVGGIIELIIKNVPDVSELDLLDIVERELPVNGQPKKKEEALAAVGQMITARIIIQLSTQLSTKRELAPIYTKLMSYLKGREYLMCMSNNLLVESFETVPEKRFATDVWPVLKKEIAKPVSELNLHTFDVLLAVHDSYNKVLTHDQLVATLWPTKTKYSELFKIYLAAPKMYDAGIYARFGKFLGTADTNAKMLDAWLAYAHEHRAQNVASKGCIFKVLEQQLVSHKGGDEQPLIDLFASPLMDFILDELLAAKTVSAKKEKPLTLQLRQICQEFECAVVLLFENPATGDETKAKILSNLLSKRGNLNEIATMRRFAETLLNTLKYDGLQILFDLYTTLLATPVGAEAAPESGSRNQLECVSQMQAILQHAELEGKQKERWTMLKTILTAGHCHVAAGLQPCLPAESILSDATAERCRTIFIGSLVRNCHGDIKELCQLLRKTVKFLKKLMSKALNSSAQRHASNAEQQLAWDVLAQLEKSDDSEGDNESNASAQIIEVLILFVGLAQYTSCCQLPSSILNDLLVCRKMKANEQKVQSEEEPSWQEVVTDILLQLLLETAAHWREFTNIILKSMLPHLGQAHLLQMLQRLDMDANPLGEDGDESSSDEGEDENEDESNDDDSSADEDNNSDEAEAEEDADADNALDKLRDSVRQALENGKDDDDGEASSVDWNDVDEESGKRLDESLAAIFKVRHQTQQRKKRPTKSDRIHSTSLLHFRVRVLDLVEVFASKKPTLDVMLDVLQCVYQVFCRTIGGKEQRPLHHASQKLLGKLIAKEIAFEAAQDRGQITVAIEELFAATSAALESRQIRGAPNSRELQQQLVMWRDKCFAALVTQCSDKEDIDNSVAWPLLRAKLDEWLPGRKSKQPLYGFEAIFQYKPTWPGVNQLVALLVSHLHATATHPMKRLVIVKLLAAHKNRFKPTVHGQKSVIRGLKKYATNLLETAPLTPSIVQELKTLKQYLNPKLEETQEILANISQSLDKFHQTEGKVKRKATADDEPAPVATKKSKKERAA, from the exons atgaac GGAAAAATTATGAAGCTCGATTCTGCCGACTGTGACGGCGCATCTGAAGGCAGCGACCATGATAATGAGCAGCATGCGGAAGCGAATGCGAAGCTTCGCAAAAAACTCTCCAAAAAGGCCAAGAAGACCGACAACGGCGAGGAACAGGGCAAGGAGCCAACGAGCGAAAAGAGCGGACAGAATGGGACAGGCAACAAAATCGACAAGCGCGTGTTTGGCATTTTGAAGAACTTTCAAGATAGCACCAAAGTAACGGCAAAGAAGCTGCAGGATCTGGTTGCTCTGCTGCAAGAGGAGTCCTCCGAAAAG CGCaacgccacagccacatatGTTGTGAAGCGGCTGATACGCGCCACGGGTGCGGACAACAAGAATACAGCCGCCAAGGTGGGCGGCATCATAGAGCTAATCATCAAGAATGTGCCCGATGTGAGCGAGCTCGATCTGCTGGACATTGTGGAGCGCGAACTGCCCGTGAACGGTCAgcccaagaagaaggaagagGCTCTGGCGGCAGTCGGACAGATGATCACCGCCAGAATTATAATACAATTGTCAACACAATTGTCCACCAAGCGGGAGCTGGCGCCCATCTACACGAAGCTGATGAGTTACTTGAAGGGACGCGAGTATCTCATGTGCATGAGCAACAATCTGCTAGTGGAATCATTCGAGACG GTGCCCGAGAAACGTTTCGCGACAGACGTTTGGCCAGTGCTGAAGAAGGAGATTGCCAAGCCCGTGTCTGAGCTGAATCTGCACACCTTTGATGTGCTCTTGGCCGTGCACGACAGCTACAACAAGGTGCTCACACACGACCAGCTGGTGGCCACACTGTGGCCCACGAAGACCAAGTATTCGGAATTATTTAAGATATATTTAGCCGCTCCGAAGATGTACGATGCCGGAATCTATGCGCGGTTCGGCAAGTTCCTTGGCACGGCCGACACAAACGCCAAGATGCTCGACGCGTGGCTGGCATATGCGCATGAGCATAGGGCGCAGAATGTGGCATCGAAGGGGTGCATCTTCAAGGTGCTCGAGCAGCAACTGGTCAGCCACAAAGGCGGCGACGAGCAGCCACTGATCGACCTGTTCGCCAGTCCCTTGATGGACTTCATATTGGACGAACTTCTGGCCGCAAAGACAGTCAGCgccaagaaggagaagccattgacgctgcagctgcgccagATATGCCAGGAGTTTGAGTGCGCAGTCGTTTTGCTCTTTGAAAACCCCGCAACGGGCGACGAAACCAAGGCAAAGATCCTCAGCAATTTGCTCAGCAAGCGGGGAAATTTGAATGAGATTGCCACCATGCGACGCTTCGCCGAAACATTGCTGAACACACTCAAATACGACGGTCTACAGATTCTCTTTGACCTCTACACAACGCTGCTGGCCACGCCTGTCGGCGCGGAGGCAGCGCCAGAGAGTGGATCGCGCAACCAGCTGGAATGCGTCAGCCAAATGCAGGCCATACTGCAGCATGCGGAGCTTGAGGGCAAGCAGAAGGAGCGCTGGACAATGCTAAAGACGATACTGACCGCCGGCCACTGTCATGTGGCAGCCGGCCTGCAGCCCTGCCTGCCCGCCGAGTCCATCCTCAGCGATGCCACAGCCGAGCGCTGCAGAACAATCTTCATTGGCTCGCTCGTGCGCAACTGCCACGGCGACATCAAGGAGCTGTGCCAGCTGCTGCGAAAGACTGTCAAGTTTTTGAAGAAGCTCATGTCGAAAGCGCTGAACAGCAGCGCCCAGCGGCACGCCTCCAacgctgagcagcagctggcctgGGATGTGCTGGCACAGCTGGAGAAGAGCGACGACAGCGAGGGAGACAACGAATCGAATGCCAGCGCACAAATCATTGAGGTTCTGATCCTATTCGTGGGCCTGGCCCAGTACACCTCGTGCTGCCAGCTGCCGAGCTCAATCCTCAATGATCTGCTCGTCTGTCGCAAGATGAAAGCAAACGAACAGAAGGTGCAGTCCGAGGAGGAGCCCAGCTGGCAGGAGGTGGTCACGGAcatcctgctgcagctgctgctggagacgGCTGCCCATTGGCGAGAGTTTACGAACATAATTCTGAAATCGATGCTGCCGCATCTGGGGCAGGCGCATCTGTTGCAAATGCTGCAGCGCCTCGACATGGATGCGAATCCTTTGGGCGAGGATGGAgacgagagcagcagcgatgaGGGGGAGGATGAAAATGAGGACGAGAGCAATGACGATGACTCAAGCGCTGACGAAGATAACAACTCTgatgaggcagaggcagaggaagatgctgatgctgataaTGCTTTGGATAAGCTTCGCGACTCGGTTCGCCAGGCGCTGGAGAATGGcaaggatgatgatgatggcgagGCGAGCAGCGTGGACTGGAACGACGTGGATGAGGAGAGTGGCAAGCGACTGGACGAGTCCCTGGCGGCCATCTTTAAGGTGCGCCATCAGACGCAGCAGCGCAAAAAGCGGCCCACCAAATCGGATCGCATCCACAGCACCAGCCTGCTGCATTTTCGTGTGCGCGTGCTCGACCTGGTGGAAGTGTTTGCCAGCAAGAAGCCCACGCTGGACGTCATGCTCGATGTGTTGCAGTGCGTCTATCAAGTGTTCTGTCGCACCATCGGTGGCAAGGAGCAGCGGCCGCTGCATCATGCCAGCCAGAAGCTGCTGGGCAAGCTGATTGCCAAGGAAATCGCATTCGAGGCTGCCCAAGATCGTGGCCAGATAACTGTTGCCATTGAGGAGCTGTTCGCCGCCACCAGCGCGGCCCTGGAGTCGCGCCAAATTCGCGGTGCGCCCAACTCGCGtgagttgcagcagcagctggtcaTGTGGCGCGACAAATGCTTCGCGGCACTGGTAACCCAGTGCTCCGACAAGGAGGACATTGACAACAGTGTCGCCTGGCCGCTGCTGAGGGCCAAGCTGGATGAGTGGCTGCCGGGACGCAAGTCCAAGCAGCCGCTGTACGGCTTCGAGGCCATCTTTCAGTACAAACCGACCTGGCCGGGCGTCAATCAGTTGGTTGCGCTTCTAGTTTCGCACttgcatgccacagccacacatccAATGAAACGTCTCGTAATTGTCAAGCTCTTGGCTGCACACAAGAACCGTTTCAAGCCCACGGTGCATGGCCAAAAGTCCGTCATTCGGGGGCTGAAAAAATATGCCACAAATTTATTGGAAACCGCTCCCCTGACGCCAAGCATCGTCCAGGAGCTGAAGACTCTGAAACAATATCTGAATCCCAAATTGGAAGAGACCCAGGAAATCCTCGCAAACATCTCCCAGTCATTGGACAAATTCCACCAAACTGAGGGCAAAGTCAAGCGCAAGGCAACAGCCGACGATGAGCCGGCGCCTGTCGCCACGAAGAAAAGCAAGAAGGAGCGCGCCGCCTGA
- the LOC117903132 gene encoding tetraspanin-33 encodes MSNYRYQNEGGGGVRGYSGIEVRDMHPRMMHPHHFTFVSTCVKYMIFMLNFIFWLFGGLLLGIGIYAFKDKWEEANGGVRLETIYDVVLNISLVMIITGIVIFVVSFAGCLGALRENTCLLKFYSMCLLLFFLMEMAIAIVCFIFPQLMNTFLEKEFTETIIHSYRDDPDLQNFVDFAQQEFKCCGLSNAGYQDWSKNEYFNCSSPSVERCGVPYSCCINATDISSGLVNIMCGYGVQEHTVVAASKRIWTSGCIEIVRVWAERNLYVIAGIALGIALIQLLVIYLAKTLEGQIELQKSRWAA; translated from the exons ATGAGTAACTATAGATACCAGAATGAAGGCGGTGGCGGAGTGCGTGGCTACAGCGGCATTGAGGTGCGCGACATGCATCCGCGGATGATGCATCCGCACCACTTCACATTTGTGAGCACCTGCGTGAAGTATATGATTTTCATGCTCAACTTCATCTTTTGGCTGTTcggtggcctgctgctgggcatcgGTATCTACGCCTTCAAGGACAAGTGGGAGGAGGCCAATGGCGGTGTAAGGCTGGAGACCATCTACGATGTCGTGCTCAACATTTCGCTGGTGATGATCATCACGGGCATTGTCATATTTGTGGTCAGCTTTGCTGGCTGCCTTGGTGCGCTCCGCGAAAACACCTGCCTGCTGAAGTTTTACTCCATGTGCCTGCTCCTCTTCTTTCTCATGGAAATGGCCATTG cCATCGTTTGCTTCATCTTTCCCCAACTAATGAACACATTCCTGGAGAAGGAGTTCACTGAGACGATTATACACTCGTATCGCGATGATCCCGATCTGCAGAATTTTGTGGACTTTGCCCAGCAGGAGTTCAAGTGCTGCGGACTGAGCAATGCCGGCTATCAGGATTGGA GCAAGAACGAGTACTTCAACTGCTCCTCACCGTCCGTGGAAAGGTGCGGTGTGCCCTATAGCTGTTGCATCAATGCCACCGACATCAGTTCGGGTCTAGTCAACATTATGTGTGGCTATGGGGTGCAGGAGCACACTGTGGTGGCCGCCAGCAAGCGCATTTGGACCAGCGGATGCATCGAAATCGTGCGCGTCTGGGCCGAGCGCAACCTTTATGTGATTGCTGGCATTGCCCTGGGCATTGCGCTCATCCAACTGCTTGTCATCTATCTGGCCAAGACACTGGAGGGTCAAATCGAGTTGCAGAAGTCGCGTTGGGCGGCGTGA
- the LOC117903113 gene encoding synaptic vesicle glycoprotein 2B has protein sequence MVEGDSAKGKSESYNVEAGLQPNYNQSAASNPTNQSIGNANANANPHIDNRAIIQPYSLGTGAKQPEYQFAADNRGYEPDTTNTNGKQQDVERAVVGAAGDTTTSSSTTEHNGKGGRRGKKGAPLPEPTSPIVANFERAIELCGYGKFHYILLAICGLVSTSEEMDVISMSFILPSAECDLDLNTETKGWLNSIIFIGMMVGAYFWGSIADSFGRKKVLIVISFMNAFCIVASSFSQTYSFFMLFRFLNGAALGGSGPVIWSYFAEFQPKAKRGSMLSFMAAFWTFGNLFVAGLAWLIIPTDIGFMTPYFTYNSWRIFLLVCSLPSFLVGFLLFYLPESPKFLLTRGKKDRALAIFRGIFVTNTRKRPDEYMVYDLEVDEKLLESSANSKNKYSRMVSGMVDHSRALFKSPILRFTIVSITINFTFHIGYYGLLMWFPELFNRFEEYEKAFPDKSAGVCTVTEYVVGIARESANNGTCSSDIPQSVFMESLISLASALPANLLAILGMDMLGRKFFLIAGTMTAGICSALMYFVRSSLQNLIVSAIFSGAISAANAALDCLITEVFPTKLRATGVAISMVAARLGGIIGNIVIAQLLDNYCPSPTFIVSGLLIGGGLMCLLLPNTTRKELN, from the exons ATGGTAGAAGGTGATTCTGCAAAAGGTAAAAGCGAAT CCTATAATGTAGAAGCTGGACTACAGCCAAACTACAATCAGAGCGCAGCAAGCAATCCAACAAACCAATCGATtggcaacgccaacgccaacgccaatcCGCATATCGACAATCGAGCGATCATTCAGCCGTACTCCCTGGGCACGGGCGCCAAGCAGCCAGAGTATCAGTTTGCGGCTGACAATCGCGGCTACGAGCCGGACACGACCAACACCAATGGCAAGCAGCAGGACGTAGAGCGTGCGGTGGTCGGCGCTGCCGGcgacaccaccaccagcagcagcaccaccgagCACAATGGCAAGGGCGGGCGACGCGGCAAGAAGGGGGCTCCGCTGCCAGAGCCCACCAGCCCGATAGTCGCCAACTTCGAGCGGGCCATCGAGCTGTGCGGCTATGGCAAGTTCCACTACATACTGCTGGCCATTTGCGGCCTGGTCAGTACGTCGGAGGAAATGGATGTCATCTCGATGTCGTTCATTCTGCCATCGGCCGAGTGTGACCTCGATCTCAACACGGAGACCAAGGGCTGGCTCAACTCGATCATCTTCATCGGCATGATGGTGGGCGCCTACTTCTGGGGCAGCATCGCCGACAGCTTTGGCCGCAAGAAGGTTCTGATTGTCATCTCGTTCATGAATGCCTTCTGCATTGTCGCGTCGTCGTTTTCGCAAACTTATTCGTTTTTCATGCTGTTTCGATTTCTCAATGGCGCAGC GCTCGGAGGCAGTGGTCCTGTCATCTGGTCGTACTTCGCCGAATTCCAACCGAAAGCGAAACGTGGCTCCATGCTGAGCTTCATGGCTGCCTTCTGGACCTTTGGCAACCTGTTTGTGGCCGGCCTCGCCTGGCTGATCATACCCACGGACATTGGCTTCATGACTCCATATTTCACATACAACTCGTGGCGCATTTTCCTGCTCGTCTGCTCGCTGCCCTCGTTCCTGGTCGGCTTTCTGCTCTTCTATCTGCCGGAGTCGCCCAAGTTTCTGCTGACGCGCGGCAAGAAGGATCGCGCCCTGGCCATCTTCCGCGGCATCTTTGTGACGAACACGCGCAAGCGGCCGGACGAGTACATGGTCTACGACCTGGAGGTGGACGAGAAGCTGCTCGAGAGCTCGGCGAACAGCAAGAACAAGTATTCGCGGATGGTCAGCGGCATGGTGGACCACAGTCGTGCGCTGTTCAAGTCGCCCATTCTCAGATTCACCATCGTCTCGATCACGATTAACTTTACATTCCACATTGGCTACTACGGACTGTTGATGTGGTTCCCGGAGCTCTTCAATCGCTTCGAGGAGTACGAGAAGGCCTTCCCCGACAAGTCGGCCGGCGTCTGCACGGTCACCGAGTATGTGGTGGGCATTGCCCGCGAGAGCGCCAACAATGGCACCTGCTCCTCGGACATACCCCAGTCGGTGTTCATGGAGTCACTCATCTCGCTCGCCTCCGCCCTGCCCGCCAATCTGCTGGCCATTCTCGGCATGGATATGCTGGGGCGGAAGTTCTTCCTGATTGCCGGCACGATGACTGCCGGCATTTGCTCGGCCCTCATGTACTTTGTGCGCAGCTCCCTGCAGAATCTCATTGTGTCGGCGATCTTCAGTGGCGCCATTTCGGCAGCCAATGCGGCCCTCGACTGCCTCATCACCGAAGTATTCCCCACCAAGCTGCGTGCCACCGGTGTCGCCATCTCCATGGTGGCCGCCCGCCTCGGCGGCATCATTGGCAACATTGTGATTGCCCAGCTGCTGGACAACTACTGTCCCTCGCCGACATTCATTGTCTCCGGCCTGCTCATCGGCGGCGGCCTCATGTGCCTCCTGTTGCCCAATACGACGCGGAAGGAGCTCAACTAG